DNA from Sulfurimonas gotlandica GD1:
AACGGTAACTTTATGTCAGTAGGCGGTTATGAGTTTGAAGGCGAGCAGAGACTTTTTTGCAATGGCGTAATATATGCACATAACTTTGAAAACATAGAAGAGTTTGATGAAAACAAAGTTTCAGAAGAGGTTGACCGTGCTTGGTACAAGGTGAACGGCAAAGACAGAGAGGGTGTGGGGTATAAAGACAATGAAGTGTTTTATACTGATTTAAATGAAGACGGAAGTCTTAAAACTGCAAAAAATGATGATAAATATTCTTGGATAAAAGCTCCTAGATATGATGGCAAAGTCATGGAGACGGGACCGCTTGCTCGTGTTCTAATTAGCTATAAAAAAGATAACAAACTCATAAAATCTTTTGTAGATGAATTTTTGGAAGCTACTGATTTGGAGCTTATAGACTTATCTAGTACAGTGGGAAGAAATTCGGCTAGAGCTATAGAGACAGGATACATCTGTGAGTATATTTTTAAACTTGTCTCACGTCTCATACAAAACATTAAATACTACGACACAGATACCTGGACTAAGTATGATTTTGAAAAATTAGACAAGGACGCAAAAGGTAGAGTTTTTCTTGAAGTACCGCGTGGTACGCTCTCTCATTTTGTAAATATTAAAGATCAAAAAATAGATAATTATTCAGTAATAGCTCCAACAACATGGAATGCTACTCCTAAAAATTTTGATGGAGTAAGAGGAGCTTATGAAGAAGCACTAATTGGTGTAAAGATGCAAGATCCATCTAAGCCGCTTGAGGTTTTAAGAGTCCTTCACTCATTTGATCCATGTCTTGCTTGTGCAGTTCACATAATCGATACTAAGGGGAAAGAACTTAGTAGATATAAGATAAAAAGTTTGTAATAGGAGCCCAAGATGCAGCATCTCATAGGTGAAAATTGGCACAGTTTAGAAAGTCAAAAGATAGTTGAACTCTTTGAAAGTGACGTGACAGATGGGTTAGGATCTCTCAGTATTAAGCACCGTGAAGAGTTTTTTGGTAAAAATGCACTAAAAGAGAAAAAGCAAGACTCCTATCTTAAAAAGTTTTTTATTCAGTTTCATAATGCACTTATCTACATACTTCTTGGTGCATCTGCTGTTACTGCATTTTTACATGAGTGGGTAGATAGCGGAGTAATCTTTGGCGTTGTAATCATAAACGTTATCATAGGCTTTATGCAGGAAGTAAAAGCACAAGAAGCCATAGAATCACTTAAGCAGATGATGCATACTGAAGCAGTAGTCATAAGAGACAGTAAAAAAATAACTATAGATTCTGTAGACTTAGTTCCTGGAGATATAGTTATGCTTGAATCAGGTTCAAAAGTTCCTGCTGATATGAGACTAATCGAAATACGAGACTTAAAGGTTGACGAGTCTATGCTTACTGGTGAATCACTCGCTGTTTTTAAAAACATATCTACACATTCTGAGAACAGCATCTTGGGTGACAGAAAGAACATGACATACTCAGGAACCTTTGTTACGTATGGTCGGGCAAAGGGTATTGTTGTAGCTACATCCAATCATACCGAACTTGGAAAGATCGCACATCTTATAGAAAATACAACAGCGATGCAAACACCTCTTACAAAAAAGATAGCAGAATTTTCAAAAATCCTGCTCTATGTGATACTAGCTCTTGCTGCCTTTACATTTATCGTAGGTGTGTTAAGAGACAAGAGTGCTGTTGAGACATTTATGGCATCTGTGGCTCTTGCAGTTGGCGCTATTCCAGAAGGCTTACCTGCAGCTGTAACAATTACACTTGCTATCGGTGTAAGTCGTATGGCTAGTAAAAACGCCATCATCAGAAAACTAGCGGCTGTTGAGACACTAGGTAGTGTAACAACAATATGTTCAGACAAGACGGGTACACTGACTCAAAACAAGATGACAGTAACAAATATATTTTGTGGTAATGAGTCTTATGAAGTAACTGGGAATGGCTACGAGCCAAAAGGGCATATTCTTAAAAATGGAGAACAGTTAGCATCTTGTAACAATAATTTAAATGAGGTTTTAAAAGCAGGTTATCTCTGTAATGAGTCATATCTGGTAAGAAAAGATGGACACTATGATATAAGCGGTGATCCGACTGAGGGTGCTTTAATAGTCAGTTCAATTAAATGCGGATGGGATGAACATAGATTAAATAAATCATATCCTAGAGTTGATATTCTGCCATTTGAATCTGATAGACAGTTTATGGCGACGATAAATAAATACGTTAAAAATAATCAAAATATTATTTACATAAAAGGCTCTATAGAAGTTATTTTAGAGATTTGTGATTTTGAGTTTTTAAATGGAGAGTCTAAAGTAATAGACAAAAAGTCTATTATGAAAAAGGTAGAAGAGTACGCATCTGATGGATTAAGAGTTCTAGCTATTGCTGAAAAACTAACAGATAAAGAGAAGATAGAAGAGTCAGAGCTAGAGAATGAATTTATATTTTTAGGTCTTCAAGCAATGATGGACCCTCCAAGACCAGAGGCTATAAAAGCTGTACAAGAGTCTAAAGGTGCTGGTATAAATATCATAATGATAACTGGAGACCATGCTCTTACTGCATTTTCTATTGCCAAGATGATGTATATTGTTGATAATGACGCCAAGTTTGAAGAGTCTGTTCTTGTTGGAAATGATTTAATGAAGATTAGCGATGATGAACTTATAAAAAAAGTAGCAACAGTCAAGGTCTTTGCAAGAGTAGAGCCTGAACAAAAACTTCGAATAGTAGATGCTCTTCAAGCCAGAGGTGAAATAGTTGCAATGACTGGAGACGGAGTCAACGATGCACCTGCGCTAAAACAGGCAGACATCGGTATAGCCATGGGTTATGGTGGTACAGAGGTAGCAAAAGAAGCATCTGATATGATACTTAGTGATGATAATTTCCGCTCAATCGCACATGCTGTAAAAGAGGGCAGAATAGTCTTTGATAATCTGATAAAGTTCATTACATGGACTTTGCCGACAAATCTTGGAGAGGGCCTTGTTATCATGGTAGCGATTGTCCTTGGTCTAACTCTTCCGATACTTCCTCTACAAATACTCTGGATAAATATGTCAACTGCTATCTTCTTGGGACTTATGCTAGTCTTTGAATCAGGTGAAGGCTACATTATGAAAAGAGCACCAAGAAACCCTAATACTCCAATCCTGACCAAAGAGATAATTCATCAGATGCTGGTAGTCGGTGTATATATGCTAGTGGCATCTTATGGTATGTTTAATTATGCTCTTTCTAATGGTCACAGCATAGAATATGCGAGAACTATAGCGGTAAATATCTTTGTATTTATTGAGCTTTTTTATCTATTTAACTGTAAAGAATTGCAGCGATCAGTTTTTAGAACTAACGTGTTTAGTAATAAATTCTTACTTTTAGGAGTCGTTCTGATGACTCTCTCTCAGATTGCATTTACTCATACGGATTTTATGAACGACATCTTTAAAAGTGAATCTTTAGATTTATCGACGTGGATAGAGATTATAGTTATCTCATTCTCTGTTATGTTTGTAGTTGAAATAAAAAGATATATAGATAGTGTTATTGATAAAAGGTCGAGCAGTTAAGATTTTTTAGAATTAGGGACTTCATTTCTCTTTTTACGCTTCATTTGAAGTCGCTCACGAATACTGTTTAGTTTATCTATATCTTTGGTTTTCATTTTGACTTGTGTATCTGCAATGGTTTCACCATGTTTGATATCGAGCATATCTGATTTTTTCATCGCTAGAATCTGTGATGGAAAAACGCTACGATGACCAGTCATTAAAAAGCTGATAACTACGGATATCGCTGCATAATGAGCTACTTCAATTCCAAACAACTCCATTGCCATAATAGTTGCTGCAATTGGCGCATTTGTTGTTCCTGCAAGTACACTAATAAACCCTAGTGCCGCAAAAAAAGCTATATGATCACCCATAACAGAGCCAAAGAGATTACCGCTAGTTGCACCTATGTAAAAGATAGGTGTGACAACTCCACCACTTCCTCCTACAGCTAAAGTAATAGATGTAAATATTGTTTTAACAATAAAAGCATACCAAGGAATATCTTGGTAAATATTTGGGTCAGGTTGTAGAGCATTGTCTATTGTTGCAAGCCCCAATCCAAAGTATTGTTCTCCTACTAGCAGTGAAATAAGAACTAAAGTAAGACCACCTAAAAATGCTTTAATATAAACATTTAAAGGAATTTTTTTAATAGCACTGTTTATTCGTTTTAAGAAAGTTATAGTGATATCAGAGATTAAACCAAAAAATAATCCTGCCAGGACAACTTGAAAAATAAGAGGAAGATTTATCTCAACTTGATGTTTAAAATTTATGTCAAAATATGTATATTCTATTCCAAGGTATTGTGCAGTTGAAAATGCCGCAAAACCAGCAATAAAAGATGGAAGAAGAACTTCGTAACGGATTAGTCCAATTATGAGAACTTCAACCCCAAAAATAGCACCTGCTATAGGTGTGCCAAAAACAGATGCAAAACCGGCACCGATTCCGCAGATGACAAGTTTTTTTCTGTCTTCTTCACTAAAATTAAATAGCTCTGAGACAAAAGAAGCCATACCTGCACCAATCTGTGCTCCTGGCCCTTCTTTACCTACAGAACCACCAGAAAAAATAGTCATGACTGTTGCAAGTAGTTTTACAGGAATTACTGAAAGTTCTATCTTTCCACTTTTTTTATGCACAGCTTCAATAACTTTTTCTGTACCGTGGCCCTTTGCATCCGGAGCAAATTTATTTACAACCCAAACTGTTGCAACAAGCGCAAATGGAAGCAGATAATAGTGTGGAAATGGTAGTGATTCTTGATTTTGTTCTGAAAATTGTAAGATTTTTAAAAATAGTGTAACACTGGCACCGATAATAATGCCAATCATAGAGGAGAGTAATAGCCACTTTGTAACACTTATAAAGATAGTCGTCTGCTCGATAGTATGTTTTTTCATATGTTATGTATTGTACTCTATTTAATAGAGATTAGTGTAAGCTAAGTGATAATAGTTTAGAATAGTGTATAAATTGTTTCAAAGGTATCAATGCGAATGTATGATGTTTTGATTATTTCTCCCTTAATATTTGCACTAATGGTTATGCTAAACAGGTATGTCATGCAAAACACAATGGCAATTGTTTTTGTTAGCATCTTAGCTATTGTAAGCCTTAGTCATCTGTTCACTACAATTGACGTTTTACAAGCTTCACTGCCGCATCTCTTTCATAATATATTTATGTTTATTGATTTTATTTTACTAGCATACTTTCTCTGGCAGGGTATAGCCAAAAAACACAGCTTAGTTACTATGTTTGCCGTAATCCAGATGCTACTTTACACTTATGTTATATCTCTATCTCCAACTCTGCTCTCTAGTGATATTTTAGTCGATAAAGTATCTTCTATAATGTACTTAGTCATAAATATAGTCGGCGGAGTTATTATTATATACGCTCTTGAATATATTAAAAGTGAAGAGTTTAGTAAGTTTAAAAAGAGTGGATTTATTGCAATGTTATTTCTCTTTTTAAGTGTGATGAACTTTATTGTCTCTACTAACAACATAGAAATATTTTTTATGCTCTTTGAATTGACAACTCTCTTTTCTTATCTTCTAATAGCTTATCGCAGTGATGAACTCTCAAACAACAACGCTTTAAAAGCACTATGGATGAACCAGATAGGCGGAGTGGCAATACTTCTAGCTTTAGTCGTTTCCATAACCAAGTATGACACTCTTTATTTTGACATACTCATAAAAAACATAGATTCTACCTACTTACTCCCCATAGCTCTTTTAGCGATAGCAGGATTTGTTAAGGGGGCTAGCATCCCGTTTGATAAATGGTTACTTGGAGCTATGGTAGCACCGACACCAGTTAGTGCCATACTTCATAGTGCGACGATGGTAAAGATTGCTCCGTATCTAATGCTAAAGCTTTCTCCTGCCATTATAAGTAGCGGATTTGCATCTATAACTATAACTCTCATAGGAACATTTGTTTTCTTCGCAGCATCTATGCTCGCTCTGAGCAAAGACTACTTCAAAGAGATACTTGGTCTCTCTACCATTGCTCTTCTTGGTCTCATGATGGCTCTAGCGGCTATAGGGAGTGAAGAATCCATAACAGCTTGTCTGGTTCTCATAGTCTTTCACGCTATCTCAAAAGCACTTCTTTTTTTTCAAGCCGGAATCTTAGAAAAAGTAAATCATCTGAAATATGTAAAAGAGATAAATGGACTGGTAAATCACTCGCCGATATTAGTCTTTTTTATCATCATAGGTTTTGCATCTCTGACACTTCCTCCATTTGGAGCTTTCATAGCAAAGTTTATGGCCATAGAGTCAATAGCAACAGAGATAACAAGAAACCCTCTATATGTTCTAGCTCTTATATTCATAGCTCTTGGAAGTGTCTTTTTAACACTTCTCTACTTTAAAGTCGTTACAAAACTCTTTGCTAAAGATGTTAGTTCTAAAGAAGACAACCATACTCCTCTGCCAAAACTCTACATGATTCCATCAAGTATATTAGTATCTCTTCTTATCATAGGCATACTTGTAAGTTATGATATGAAACTCTTAAGCTCAACGGAGATAATAGTCCCATCACTACTAATAGCCATAGTCCCCATACTCTTCGTATCTGTGCTGTTTAAAAAAGCCCATAGAGTAAAAGAGTATCACTGTGGGGAAAAGGATGAGTT
Protein-coding regions in this window:
- a CDS encoding nickel-dependent hydrogenase large subunit, coding for MKKIVIDPITRIEGHLRAEVIVDEDGVIQEAYVSGQLFRGIEIILKGRDPRDAGLLAGRICGVCTNSHFRGAVSAVEDAYSLVLPKNAEIIRDLMAMALFIQDHVVHFYHLHALDFVDVTSALCADAKLTSKEAHKYSDKPFRNSHSHYEETIKKLQNFVDAGKLGPFSNGYWGHSDYKLTPEQNLVMISHYLEALKFQTKISKAVAIFGGKTPHPQSIVVGGITSVADMLNPQRLNDYLFVMKEAKEFIDRAYLPDAKMLATAYRDEIKAAVGRANGNFMSVGGYEFEGEQRLFCNGVIYAHNFENIEEFDENKVSEEVDRAWYKVNGKDREGVGYKDNEVFYTDLNEDGSLKTAKNDDKYSWIKAPRYDGKVMETGPLARVLISYKKDNKLIKSFVDEFLEATDLELIDLSSTVGRNSARAIETGYICEYIFKLVSRLIQNIKYYDTDTWTKYDFEKLDKDAKGRVFLEVPRGTLSHFVNIKDQKIDNYSVIAPTTWNATPKNFDGVRGAYEEALIGVKMQDPSKPLEVLRVLHSFDPCLACAVHIIDTKGKELSRYKIKSL
- a CDS encoding cation-transporting P-type ATPase; its protein translation is MQHLIGENWHSLESQKIVELFESDVTDGLGSLSIKHREEFFGKNALKEKKQDSYLKKFFIQFHNALIYILLGASAVTAFLHEWVDSGVIFGVVIINVIIGFMQEVKAQEAIESLKQMMHTEAVVIRDSKKITIDSVDLVPGDIVMLESGSKVPADMRLIEIRDLKVDESMLTGESLAVFKNISTHSENSILGDRKNMTYSGTFVTYGRAKGIVVATSNHTELGKIAHLIENTTAMQTPLTKKIAEFSKILLYVILALAAFTFIVGVLRDKSAVETFMASVALAVGAIPEGLPAAVTITLAIGVSRMASKNAIIRKLAAVETLGSVTTICSDKTGTLTQNKMTVTNIFCGNESYEVTGNGYEPKGHILKNGEQLASCNNNLNEVLKAGYLCNESYLVRKDGHYDISGDPTEGALIVSSIKCGWDEHRLNKSYPRVDILPFESDRQFMATINKYVKNNQNIIYIKGSIEVILEICDFEFLNGESKVIDKKSIMKKVEEYASDGLRVLAIAEKLTDKEKIEESELENEFIFLGLQAMMDPPRPEAIKAVQESKGAGINIIMITGDHALTAFSIAKMMYIVDNDAKFEESVLVGNDLMKISDDELIKKVATVKVFARVEPEQKLRIVDALQARGEIVAMTGDGVNDAPALKQADIGIAMGYGGTEVAKEASDMILSDDNFRSIAHAVKEGRIVFDNLIKFITWTLPTNLGEGLVIMVAIVLGLTLPILPLQILWINMSTAIFLGLMLVFESGEGYIMKRAPRNPNTPILTKEIIHQMLVVGVYMLVASYGMFNYALSNGHSIEYARTIAVNIFVFIELFYLFNCKELQRSVFRTNVFSNKFLLLGVVLMTLSQIAFTHTDFMNDIFKSESLDLSTWIEIIVISFSVMFVVEIKRYIDSVIDKRSSS
- a CDS encoding chloride channel protein — its product is MKKHTIEQTTIFISVTKWLLLSSMIGIIIGASVTLFLKILQFSEQNQESLPFPHYYLLPFALVATVWVVNKFAPDAKGHGTEKVIEAVHKKSGKIELSVIPVKLLATVMTIFSGGSVGKEGPGAQIGAGMASFVSELFNFSEEDRKKLVICGIGAGFASVFGTPIAGAIFGVEVLIIGLIRYEVLLPSFIAGFAAFSTAQYLGIEYTYFDINFKHQVEINLPLIFQVVLAGLFFGLISDITITFLKRINSAIKKIPLNVYIKAFLGGLTLVLISLLVGEQYFGLGLATIDNALQPDPNIYQDIPWYAFIVKTIFTSITLAVGGSGGVVTPIFYIGATSGNLFGSVMGDHIAFFAALGFISVLAGTTNAPIAATIMAMELFGIEVAHYAAISVVISFLMTGHRSVFPSQILAMKKSDMLDIKHGETIADTQVKMKTKDIDKLNSIRERLQMKRKKRNEVPNSKKS
- a CDS encoding proton-conducting transporter membrane subunit gives rise to the protein MQNTMAIVFVSILAIVSLSHLFTTIDVLQASLPHLFHNIFMFIDFILLAYFLWQGIAKKHSLVTMFAVIQMLLYTYVISLSPTLLSSDILVDKVSSIMYLVINIVGGVIIIYALEYIKSEEFSKFKKSGFIAMLFLFLSVMNFIVSTNNIEIFFMLFELTTLFSYLLIAYRSDELSNNNALKALWMNQIGGVAILLALVVSITKYDTLYFDILIKNIDSTYLLPIALLAIAGFVKGASIPFDKWLLGAMVAPTPVSAILHSATMVKIAPYLMLKLSPAIISSGFASITITLIGTFVFFAASMLALSKDYFKEILGLSTIALLGLMMALAAIGSEESITACLVLIVFHAISKALLFFQAGILEKVNHLKYVKEINGLVNHSPILVFFIIIGFASLTLPPFGAFIAKFMAIESIATEITRNPLYVLALIFIALGSVFLTLLYFKVVTKLFAKDVSSKEDNHTPLPKLYMIPSSILVSLLIIGILVSYDMKLLSSTEIIVPSLLIAIVPILFVSVLFKKAHRVKEYHCGEKDELELSMYYFAVSDGYKKIITAVAILLILILVVGAVL